One genomic segment of Arachis duranensis cultivar V14167 chromosome 4, aradu.V14167.gnm2.J7QH, whole genome shotgun sequence includes these proteins:
- the LOC107484915 gene encoding uncharacterized protein LOC107484915 yields the protein MVDSEGNSNKEDQQFSASDLQKLVKLMNLQLALMHNQMPQAGKTSSNLLQDVSTRFYLQPSENLGIPLTMNPLTILNFHSWSKLVLLSLKSKNKLSFIDGSLPKPDRSDDSFQAWDRYNTLVLSWLHASISSEILHSVLSCHVVCDLWEDLRHRFYQGDLFRIVELEEEMFAIKQGDSFITSHFTRLKTLWEELDEFQPIIKCECDDSCSCGIELMKKYRSQTHIVQLLRGLNDDYSMARSQIMLIKTLPDVNEVYSLLLQQERQLTRSSQNDGKLLINATMNFNNSSNNRFGGSRQDDSRGRGKGSSNWEKGTNRRGQLRKCSHCERTGYLVDTCYRKHGFPPHYKHGFGLKTINNVNTDEYLQKISESLIWKIDKMSLRMIGIAELTAGLYILDSVHMHTLHPRSQQSQLVNKKGCVNNVVNKSDLAALWHSRLGHIAKNRIKAIAKVLCESDSPSGALSSFSKYLISFISYKHISPSHKSLSFAIDNLIESQSFEQVIHHDGCWRQELRDEILALETNKTWVITTLPKGKCAVGCKWVFKTKLKPDGLVKRHKARLVAKGYTQLAGFD from the exons ATGGTCGACTCAGAAGGCAACTCGAACAAGGAAGATCAACAATTCTCGGCTTCAGATCTTCAAAAACTGGTGAAATTGATGAATCTTCAGCTGGCCCTGATGCATAATCAAATGCCTCAAGCAGGGAAGACGAGCTCGAACCTGCTACAAGATGTTTCGACTAGATTTTATCTCCAGCCTAGTGAAAATCTAGGTATACCTCTCACAATGAATCCATTAACAATTCTAAACTTTCACTCTTGGTCGAAGTTAGTTTTGTTGTCCTTGAAATCGAAGAAcaagctaagtttcattgacgGTTCCCTCCCAAAACCGGACAGATCTGACGATTCATTTCAGGCCTGGGATAGGTACAATACTCTAGTCTTGTCTTGGCTGCATGCATCTATCAGTAGTGAAATTTTGCACAGTGTTCTATCATGCCATGTAGTATGTGATCTCTGGGAAGATCTTAGGCATCGATTTTATCAAGGAGATTTGTTCAGAATTGTAGAATTAGAAGAGGAAATGTTTGCTATTAAACAAGGTGATTCCTTCATCACATCTCATTTTACAAGACTCAAAACCTTATGGGAGGAactggatgaattccaaccaatTATAAAatgtgaatgtgatgattcatgCTCATGCGGCATTGAGCTTATGAAGAAGTATAGGTCTCAAACTCATATTGTTCAATTATTAAGAGGATTGAATGATGATTACTCAATGGCCAGATCTCAGATCATGCTCATTAAGACACTCCCTGATGTGAATGAGGTTTATTCATTACTATTGCAGCAAGAGCGCCAGCTAACACGCTCAAGCCAAAACGATGGGAAGCTACTAATAAATGCTACCATGAACTTCAATAACTCCTCCAACAATCGTTTTGGTGGAAGTAGGCAAGATGACTCACGTGGCAGGGGCAAAGGGAGCTCCAACTGGGAAAAAGGCACTAATAGACGTGGTCAATTGAGGAAATGTTCGCACTGTGAGAGGACTGGATATTTGGTTGACACATGCTACCGTAAGCATGGGTTTCCTCCTCACTACAAGCATGGTTTTGGCTTAAAAACCATCAACAATGTGAACACTGATGAATATTTGCAAAAGATCAGTGAGAGCCTCATTTGGAAGATA GACAAGATGAGCTTGAGGATGATTGGCATTGCTGAACTAACTGCAGGCCTGTATATCTTGGATTCTGTCCACATGCATACATTGCACCCACGCTCACAGCAATCTCAACTAGTCAATAAGAAAGGTTGTGTCAATAATGTTGTAAATAAGTCAGATTTGGCAGCATTATGGCATAGTAGACTAGGACATATTGCTAAGAATAGAATAAAAGCTATTGCAAAA GTTTTATGTGAATCAGATTCCCCCTCTGGTGCCTTGTCCTCATTTTCAAAGTATCTTATCTCATTCATTTCATATAAACATATCTCCCCGTCTCACAAATCCCTTTCCTTCGCCATCGACAATCTCATTGAATCTCAAAGTTTTGAGCAAGTTATTCATCATGATGGTTGTTGGCGCCAAGAACTTAGGGATGAAATTCTAGCCCTCGAAACCAACAAAACCTGGGTAATCACCACTCTTCCAAAGGGTAAGTGCGCCGTTGGGTGCAAGTGGGTCTTCAAGACCAAACTCAAGCCAGACGGCTTGGTAAAACGCCACAAGGCCAGGTTGGTGGCCAAGGGCTACACTCAATTAGCTGGATTTGACTAG